CCATCTACCATTGAAACAAGTAAGAACGGTAAAACAATGCTAATGAATGGCAAAATGTAAACTGCTTGACGACCGACAGTTAATGCATCTATTCCAGTTAATTGTGCAGGTACTGTAACTGGAATACCCATAGCCCCCATAGCGCCACCAGCGATATTAGCTACTAAGCAAATACCCGCTGCTTTTAATGGATTAAAGCCCATACCTACAAGTAATGCAGCTGTAATAGCAACCGGAACACCGAAACCAGCTGCGCCTTCTAAGAAAGCGCCGAAAGAATAAGCGATTAATAATACTTGTAAACGTTGATCATTTGTAATACTTGAAATGCTATCACGAATGACATTGAATTGTTCTGTTTTAACAGTTAATTTGTAAAGGAAGATAGCTGCGATAACGATAGTACAAATTGGATAAAATCCAGATAAAACACCAAATCCGGCAGATGCTACTGCTGCAGTTGTAGGCATTTTATAAACAAATATAGCAAGAATAATAGCAACAATTACACTGTAAAGCCCAGCCATGTAACCTTTCATTTTGAATCCCACTAAACAAATAATGAAGCAAAAAATTGGAAGTGCTGCGATTAGAGCAGATAACCAAATATTGTTTAATGGGTCATAAATTTGTGTCCAAGTACTCATAATAATGACAACTCCTATCTATTTTATGTGAAGAAATTCACATTATTTGTGAAACTATTCACAATCGACTTACATGCTTAGTATATTCTCCTTCAACACTATTGTCAACGTAAAAAAGTATAATTATTCCATAATAGTGTTAAAAGAAATGCTTTGTTCATAAAGTAGACAAAAAGCCTGTTCAAATAGATTTGAGCGGGCTAGAGAAATTATTTGCATATTCTTTTAGTTGTTTATACATTATTGATCCTAAAGTTCTATATGAGAGACCATCATTATATGAAATGGTATAGCTTGTCCTATTTGATCAAGTTAGAAAGGGGACAGTGAATACATCTAATAGGAAGTATTCCGTCACAGTTCAAGCTATTAAATACGAATTAAAAAGCAATGAGTTAATTTTTAATGTTACGGCATCCTTTTTTACTGAAAATTCCTTTTAGTGTAACAAAGAGGTTAAATATACGCCAACTACTTTACGAAAGGTTATCAATTATAGATGGTATTTTACGATATCATTACTGCACATTGCAATGAGGTGAAAATATAACAAAAAGCCTGATAAAACAACGTTTGCAAGCAAAGTATTTGCAGCCCGCTATTTTGCTTTTTCGTTATATCATATAGTATAATATTCAAAATCAGCAAGGAATTTTTCCTGAGTTCTTTGTTGGTTAAGATGGAAAAAATTTTCGGCTTTATAAGTTGATAAAGTTATGTCGTAACAGGAAATATAAGAACAGATATATAAATAAATAAAAAGAAAATAAAAACGAAAATGAGGGGAACTTTATGAGCCAAAATCAATTCGAATGTCGTATTTCAGAAGAAGATGTACAAATGTTAAGAGCGTTAGCGCATCCGTTGCGTCTACGTCTAGTAATGGAACTAATGCAACGTGGAACTTGTAATGTAACACAATTACAGGAAGTGTTAGAAATTCCACAATCAACTGTTTCGCAACATTTAACGAAATTAAAACAAAATAAAGTAGTACGCTTTGAACGACGAGGGTTAGAAGTGTATTATCAAATTCATAATGATAAAGTAAGTGAAGTAGTAAAAACATTATTTTCTTAAAATTTGAATATTATGGAAAAAGACGTGTGGGATATACGTCTTTTTTTATTTGTCAGAAAGGTGATATGAGAGTAAATGTTAGCATGTAAGGAAGAAAAGGCTATCAATTTACATGTTGCTATATGGAATAGATTCTAAAGGGAAAAGAAAAGATAGAAAGGAGTGTAGTAAGTAAAAGGAGGAATAGTAGAATGGATGTAAAACGTGTGAAACAAATTTTATCTTCTTCAAGTAGAATTGACGTTACATATGAGGGCGTACCAGTATGGATTGAGAGCTGTGACGAGCAGAGTGGAGTTGCTCAAGTGTATGATGTATCTAATCCTGCAGAAAGCGTTCACGTGAACGTGACGGCTTTAGAGGAGAAGTAATAGAAAAGACGCTTCTAATTTTAGAAGCGTCTTTTTATTTATTCCATCATATGTGCAATTTTCTTAG
This Bacillus paramycoides DNA region includes the following protein-coding sequences:
- a CDS encoding ArsR/SmtB family transcription factor, with translation MSQNQFECRISEEDVQMLRALAHPLRLRLVMELMQRGTCNVTQLQEVLEIPQSTVSQHLTKLKQNKVVRFERRGLEVYYQIHNDKVSEVVKTLFS
- a CDS encoding acid-soluble spore protein H translates to MDVKRVKQILSSSSRIDVTYEGVPVWIESCDEQSGVAQVYDVSNPAESVHVNVTALEEK